The Pseudomonadota bacterium genome includes a window with the following:
- a CDS encoding YraN family protein, which produces MPGRGSAPGRTELGCRAEELVARGLEAQGYLIVGRNVRVGRLELDIIARRGRTLIVCEVRARRDARWVHPAETIDSRKQSRIRQATARWLAVASLGPVRVRFDAAAVVFDVPEGRVQYYENAF; this is translated from the coding sequence GTGCCGGGACGCGGCTCGGCCCCCGGCCGCACCGAACTGGGTTGTCGCGCGGAGGAGCTCGTCGCAAGGGGCTTGGAAGCGCAAGGATACCTGATTGTCGGCCGCAACGTCCGGGTGGGGCGCCTCGAGCTCGACATTATCGCACGGCGCGGTCGGACTCTGATCGTGTGTGAAGTCAGGGCTCGACGAGACGCCCGCTGGGTCCATCCAGCAGAAACCATCGACTCGCGCAAGCAGAGCCGCATCCGACAGGCGACGGCACGCTGGTTGGCAGTCGCGAGTCTCGGACCGGTTCGAGTTCGGTTTGACGCCGCGGCCGTGGTCTTCGACGTGCCAGAGGGGCGCGTGCAGTACTATGAGAATGCGTTCTAG
- a CDS encoding HAMP domain-containing protein has translation MPDTQTVGDVVKVSEERAARRRLRNFILDARFQLKYTGMVMLVTVAVAAVLGLLAYEYSTGQTELMTIMQLQQQGEVGPELAAFLEQEARRADSLVLLAIVAGIAVLSLAVGVTGIVITHRVVGPAHRISRLLRQVRDGRLDTEPPGLRRGDELRNLFQAFEEMAESLRAREAGNLRRIDSLIAELRAQGGDPEIIETLRQIRQNLGMS, from the coding sequence ATGCCAGACACGCAAACGGTGGGCGACGTTGTGAAGGTCTCCGAGGAGCGAGCGGCCCGACGCAGGCTGCGCAACTTCATTCTGGACGCGCGTTTCCAGCTGAAATACACGGGCATGGTGATGCTCGTGACGGTCGCCGTGGCGGCTGTACTGGGGTTGCTCGCCTACGAGTACTCCACGGGGCAGACCGAGCTCATGACCATCATGCAGTTGCAGCAGCAAGGCGAGGTCGGCCCGGAGCTTGCCGCTTTCTTGGAGCAGGAGGCGCGGCGCGCAGACAGCCTCGTGTTGCTGGCCATCGTTGCCGGCATAGCCGTGCTTTCGTTGGCTGTTGGTGTTACCGGGATTGTGATCACACATCGCGTGGTCGGGCCGGCGCACCGTATCTCCCGGCTGCTACGCCAGGTGCGCGACGGTCGCTTGGACACCGAGCCGCCCGGCTTGCGCAGGGGAGACGAGCTTCGCAACCTGTTCCAGGCGTTCGAGGAGATGGCGGAGAGCCTGCGCGCGCGCGAGGCGGGTAATTTGCGCCGAATCGATTCCTTGATCGCGGAGCTGCGGGCCCAAGGGGGCGATCCAGAGATCATCGAGACCCTGCGTCAAATCCGCCAGAACCTGGGTATGAGCTAG